In the Apodemus sylvaticus chromosome 3, mApoSyl1.1, whole genome shotgun sequence genome, TCTGGGAAAGCTTGCAAACCTATACAAGGTTGGAAGCAGAatttatgtgggtgctaagattcaagagaaaagggagaaaaaaaaaaaaaaacaacctctcGGGAGAGGCAAGGGCTTTTAAAGAAACCACAAGAATGCCAACAATATTCAaacccccttttttaaaaaagagatttttttttttttggcttaaaatATGTCACTCTAAATGTCAATGGAAGAATGTCACTAATGCACTGTGGACACCTTTGTAATGTAAATCcatgcccccccccttttttaaacaTGGTGAACTTCAACCTAGCAATTATTACAACAAATGTTATAGTCTAAAGCTCAAACACATTTTAGCAATTTTGAAATTGAATTGAGTACAAACCAAATAAAATTTACAACATAACAAACATGTCCGCTTAGGACTGTGGGGACACTTGAGCCTTCCGCATGGACCGCAGGGCCTTCTCCCGTAGGTGCCTCTCTAAGTCGTCAAGGTTGTCATCCTCAGCTTCACtctcagtctcctgagaaacaAACCCAAACCAGGTACACAGTAAGTCTTGAGACACTGCGGGAGACCCCGAGCACAGACCAGAACCAAACAGCAACAACTACACAGTTctgcacacacaaaaccacccaatGCTCTGAGACAGGGCCGCTCTGTAGCCTCAGCTTGTTTAGAATTTGTTATGGTGCCATCATCAACCCTGAGCTTCTGAGCTTTTCGTGGCAACCTCCTAAGAGCTGGGCTTACCACCATACCCAAGTATCCAGAGCTGAGCCCTCAGCCAACCGAGCTGTATTCCTGTGTTGCTGGTACGCGcacgtgcgcacgcgcgcgcgcacacacacacacacacacacacacacacacacacacacacacacacacacacacgctcgctCGCATGCGGGGCTGAGCTTGGACCCCCAGGTGGCACACCTGCAGCGCCAGTGCTGAGGAGCTGGGATAGCTGTGCTCCAGTGGCCTATCTGAAGCAATGAGCTCTAGGCAAGACAGCGGAGGGAGCGTGCCCCCAGCCCTGATGACCTGTGTCCTATCCTAAGGAAATCActctgtatttgttttgttttgttttttttttgtttttgttttttggatttggttttttcaagacagggtttccctgtatagctctggctgtcctggaactcactctgtagaccaggctgtcctcgaactcagaaatctgcctgcctctgcctaccagagtgctgggattacaggcgtgagccaccacggcctggctagGAATTCACTCTGCAAATTGCCCTGACTTTGTAAAGTGCATTAAAaatatgagacagacagacacagacacagacacacacacgtgtgtgcctCTATATGCACATTGTGGGTGAGCACACATACAGACCCTGCCGTGGTCAGTTACTTGGAGGTGCCCCCGCTTTTTTTAATTGCACTTATTGTGCGTatctaggggtgtggctcaggggtGGCATACATGCCCAATCCACAGCAAAAGGTCCTGTGCTCTGTTCCTTGACAGTAGCTTTAAAAACCTGAAACAGTCCAGCATTAAGCTCTCTGGAAGCACTTGTACTCTTCTTGATTCTGGCAGGTTACCAGGAAACATCAAAATACTATAGGAAACAGGATGTCGCTGGGAGAAGCACAAACACGTCTCGGGcagtaggcagaggcagtgtGAATACCTTCCTGGGCTCTGGTGCTGCTGCAGGCTCTTCCTGTGCTGATGTGGTGGCAGCGGCAGAAACAGCTGCAGGGGCGGCAGGAGCTGGGGTGGCTACGGCCACAGCCTTCTCCTTCTTGTGTTTTTTGTGCTTCTTGTGTTTCTTATCCTTCTTGTGTTTcttgtccttcttcttcttctttttctttccacctcCTTCTTGATCAGAATTCTAAAATCACAGAAGCAGTGAAGCCATTGAGGTGATTAAAATCCTGTTTTTTGCCTCTTAAATAAATGCTTGTTTCACAGCAGTGCAAAGACAACTGCCACTAATGAGAGTGCTCTTAGAGAAGAGACGCACACTAATGCCAGGTGGGGTCTCAATGCTGACTGACTTGGACAGGATGTGAATGGGTGTCAACGGCTGGGGGCCTGAGCTGACACAAGTTGCCTTCCGGCCCCTGACCATGAGGTTCATTGAGGAGCAATCATAAACCTCTCACACTTAGCTCCCCGACACTTATGAATAGCCTGGACTGTCTCACTCCTGAGGGGAGTCAGTCTTTCCCATCCACCATGTGCATTCCAGGGATGGACTCAGGTTTTCGGGCCTGCAGGCAGGTGCCTGAattaactgagccatcttctagctcaagatattccattacaacAGGGCAGCATCTCCATAAGCCCCGTAAGCTACGCCCTCATCTAAGTAAGATACCCAAACCTATCTTTGCATTACTCAAACTGCCACCAGCACACTCCCGACACAAACCGACTGACAGCTAGGCCAAGTCATCTAATGCAAAGCCGACTGGTTCATGCCATTCACTGAATATCAGTAGCAGTTAACTGTTCAATAGCCTAGCAAGAGAATCAGAGAGATTCCCTAGAATCTAGATcattctagaaaagaaaatcaaattccaattcaaaatatattttctctcgAACTTTACTAACTATCCGAAGATTCTTTAACTGGAGGGGCAGTGGcagggcatgcctttaatcccagcacctcaggcagaggcagtctgatttacagagttccaagacagccagagctgcacagacaaacctgtcttggggaaaagaaaagagatttaaCTGAACCACCATATTCTAGATACTATCTTGCCAGGCACTGGttgaacacgcctttaatcccagcacttgggaggcacaggcaggcagatttctgagtttgaggccagcctgggctacagagtgagttccaggacagccagggctacacagagaaaccctgtctctaaaaaacaaaaacaaaaataaaaaaaacccatattTTAAATACTGTCTTTATACGAAATTTATATacattattgattgattgatttggttttcaagacagggtttctctgtatagccctggctgtcctggaactcactctgtagaccaggctggactcaaactcagaaatccacctgcctctgcctcccagagtgctgagattacaggcgtgcaccaccaccacccagctatataCATTATTTTAACTGACTCTAACTTGCAACTTCATTGTTTTTGAGattgtgtagcccagggtggccttgaactaagaCACTAACCTGCttccgcctctgcctccagaatgcttaggattaaaggtatataccacaACAGTGGGTTTgacaatttctattttttaaaaaatttcaccTACTAACTGGTCTTTAAGAGGTATAAAATCATAAGACCAAGGCTGAGGCTTGTCTTGAACGCCTGACCCTGCTTCTGCCCACTGAGACCTGGGATTAAGTCCCCTCCATCATCCCCAGCTCACTAATTTATAAAAGATGTCCAAAACCAAGCAGGTACGTACCCTGGCAGGGGACGGGCTTGGTGTTGGGCTTTTAGCCTTCTTGGCTGGTACTGCAGGTGACCAGTTTGTGGAGGGTGATTGAGACTGCACAGGAGAGGGAGGTGCTGGAGGCTTTTTAGCTGCTGGTTCAGGAGATCCAGAGACAGATCTGGAGGATGAAACCCTTCTTACGGACTGAGGGCTTGGTGAGGCGGCCCTAGACAAAGAGGGAAAATAGGCACCGCTGAGTGAGAACAGACACTGCATGGAAGACACACACTTCACACTGTCACCCAAGTCTTCTCCGATGTCACTCATGCCACTTTCCTGATGGTCTTCCTGCAGCACACTGGTGACACTGGCTCGTTACTTTCCCTAAGCCTGCTCAGGATCAGTATCACGAGCCTGCCAGGGGCTGGACTGGTGTTCATTTTCCAGCACCAGCATGGCTCACAGTTAAGTACAACTATTGTTCCACAGGAACTGACATGTGCTTTGGGGCTGTGACACGGCCCACATGAAGTGGgtgtacagatatacatacaggcaaaatgccCTTTACACAAGATaataaagagaggaaaggaagctcATTTTACTTGAGACTCAGAAACATCTCTCAAGTACCTGATGCTTAGATCTTACAAGTACCAAGTAAAGCCCTCTGGAATTTATGCTACAAGGAGCTTGGTGCAAAGCAGGAAGAGTTACTATTGCTACTATTACTACTATTGactgtttgaggcagggtttctctgtgtagccagggctgtccttgaactcaagagatctgctgttctctctacctccctagttCGAGGATTCaaagtgtgccaccaccagcctGCTTATTATTTTTGTAACTGCTCAATAAGAGACAGGATTCTACACATTATACAACTACGTAttcttaacaaacaaacaaaaaatacccatTAGGCGTTTttacttttttatctttttgggCTCCGGAGTCCTGGAGACTCTCCTAATAGGCCTAGTACTTGGAGATGGGGACTGCCTTCCTTGGGGTGACGCTGAAGCTCCTCTTCGTACAGGGGGAGGGCTTGAGGTCTGAGGAGCCCGAGGCCGTGGTGAGGGCGAATGGCGTTTGTTTGGTTGTGGTGACCGGGCCTCCCGGGTGGAGCGGCCTGGGGACGCCCCTTTCCTATGCTTTGAAGATAAGGAGGGTGAGCGTCTCTTGGTGACTGGGGGGCTTCTTTGTTTAGGAGGTGGAGAGTGGGAAACCCGGCGCTTTGGTGGAGGAGATGGTGACGCCCTTCGCTTGGGCGGGGGTGGAGGTGAGGCAGTTCTCCTCTtaggaggtggggaaggagaaTATCTCCTCTGGATGGGGGGGGAGTATCTTCTTGGAGACGGAGAGCGGCGGcgtgggggaggagaaggggtcCTAGAAAAAACACACACCAGtaagatgaaatggacagttcCAAAACCAGTCCAAACCACTGATTACTACTGTTGTTATCTGTGCACACCCACATATCATGCAAGTAAGTTCTGCTTGGACATCTTTGTGTCTCTGCCCACCTTTTATATGAttctgggatcaaacttaggtcactATAGTTTTATGGCAAGCActttcatccactgagccatcttgctaagCCAATCCAGAATCaggaaaattaattaaataagaaGTAACTAATCATAACTGTCCGGTAGCTAGCACTATGTCAGGAGATATATTTCAAAGTAACATACAGATCACCACGACTGACAAGAGGATACTGTGTTGTGTTTATGGAGAAAGTTTAAATTCTCAGAAACAATTTAAATTCAGCAAACCAAgagaatttatataattatataaaacaaagcatTGCTCCCACTGTGTTGTAGTAACTGTGAGCATCAGTTGTCGCCAGGCAACCAGTTAACAACTGAAAAAGTCAGCTTTACTGAGTTCTGcgacaggagctggagagagggctcgtTCCCCCATCCCCCTGGTGTTTTTTAGATAacagtttctctgtcctggaacttgctctgtagacaagactggcctcaaactcagaggtgtACATGCCTGGGATTAAACATGTGCTGCCATAGCCTGGCTGTGGTGCCaagcacccatgtggtagctcactgAAGTTTGCAATTCACATTTAAGGGGACCCAATTCTATTTTCTGACTTTTATGGTCACCAGGTTACACACAGTGCACACCCACATATATAGACAAAACActccacacacaaaacaaaggtTTTCTGTGATGTTGTTGTCTCCTTTGAATTAACTGGTATCCTAGGTTACTGAGGAAGCCTTCAACAAACTGCCTAGTCCTCTTCCATCTCAAAGGACCACGTATTAGTCTACTTTCACTGTAAGCAAAGATATTTCTAAAAGCTCTATGCAGCTTTTCTGTTATGTCCTACAGGAATTACATGTATTACAACATTTAGGGAAACTGTACAACTTGTGTTtggattttcaataaaaattcctGCTCAGAGCTGGGTTTACAACAAGCCAATATTCAAAGTGGTAAAATAGACCTAGATAATTATGAATTAATTATCCATAATTACAGTGGATccaatctgtaatcccagtgcttgggaagtaTTTGAGACAGCCTGAAATCTGAGGGCGGTCTGCTCTGCATCCTAAGATCTTATTAAACAAGGACAACGGAAACAGGGGCCACTCTGCAGTGAGTGCTATGGAAACAGGGACCACTCTGCAGTGAGTGCTTGCATGGGCTCACTCCACATCAGATGTGTCAGCTCCCCCGGAACTCGAGATACAATTTAGGTTGGTTCCAAACCAGTGTTGATcgttttgcctctgcctcctaagaactGGGATTATGGCTGTGTGCTGACAAACACAGCACATGACAGACATTTTCTGAAGAGTTCTAACCTCTCCCTTCATGGAATAACCTTTTGATTGGGACTGCTAGCACTTGTCAGTCTAGGGTCCTACATGATTGGCAGGAGCATCACCAAGGCTTCCCAATATGTACAGGTCAGTGCAATGGTTAATGTGCACAAAGTAATGGTTGAGAACACTCCTGTGGTTGTGCAGCCGCCGACAGCCCTCACGCCTCTCACCCTACATACCCATGGAGTTACTTCTcccatttgtgtttgtttgtttgttgggcaGGGTTTAGTTTCTCTGTAactcaggctgacctccaactcaaaACTTCCCTGTCCCAGCCTTTTTAAGAGTTTAGATTCTGAGCATAATACCCTTGGCtcctattttcttctctttctttcattttttgtttggctGGATTTTGgtggtggttttcttttttgtttttactatttttgtGTAGCCTGTCTGTTCtgaaacttcctctgtagaccagggtagacTTGgattcaaagatctgcctgcctccacctcccgagAGTTGGGATGAAATGTTAGCATCACCACTACGCGGTCCTATTTTCTGTTTCTACAGAGTTCTGTGTCCCATAAAGGAGTTCACATTTATGTGACCTTTTATGACCATAGAGATGCAATGTTTCATACAAAGCAACTTCCACAATAAAGACCCAGAGCTACCATGAATCGATTGGACATAGTACCTTCGTCGTGGTGGGGGTGTAGGAGATCTGCGCCGCCGAGGAGGAggcgggggaggaggaggaggggctggagaaggagATCGGCGCCTTCtggcaggaggtggggagggactTCTCCTCCTTCTACTACTAAATAAGAAATCAGAGTTAGTCTCAATCAGTAACATTTATAATTAAGTCATCCCATGAAGTATATTTACAGTGCTTAACTAACCCAGAGCAGAAACATTATTTATGTTACTTTTGGTATGAGTTAAAGACAGCTTTGTGATGTTAGCTTCAGACAAAAACACGCATTTGTTTATGACATAAACCACCCAACTGACAAAGAGAAAAAATTCCAAACCTGTCActagaacactttttttttattttgttttttttttttttttttttttttttccgagacagggtttctctgtgtagccctggctgtcctggaactcactctgtagaccaggctggcctcgaactcagagatccgcctgcctctgcctcccagagtgctgggattacaggcatgcaccaccactgcctggccactaGAACACTTTTTAGTTGGGATATATATAATCGGTTGGGAACTTATCTGAGACTTATGTGAACCGCGTCAGGGCTAAGCTCAGCCGAGCTGTGCTTGAAAAGGCTTTTCAGTCGACTTTGATTCTTTATGAGAAACATTTCGATGTTGACATACACCAAATGACTTGCGGCCCCAATCTGGAAGCCCTGGCAAACAGAGGGACTGCATACCCTAAGTGATGCTCTATCTCTGAGCTGTATCTCCAACCTTTACAGTCTTATCTCTAAGAAATatatccccagcactgaaaaggGACTGGGTGTGTCATATCCACCAATACCCTAAAGACAAGCcacaaagctctctctctctcttttttttggagacagggtctctctgtgtagccttggctgtcctggaactcactctgtagccctggctgtcctctaactcagaaatccgcctgcctctgcctcccagagtgctaggattacaggcgtgcaccaccaccaccaagccaCAAGGCTGTCTTAAGTACTAGAGCTTGCCTTGGGGGTAATGTGGTTAAACGTATATTCAAGACCCAAACTCTCCAATTGTGAGTTCTGTAATAAACCTGTAACACAAGCCACATACCAAATACCATACATTAGCAAACTAGTAACAACCTTACAAAAGACTTAAATGAAAGTTAAGCCAGTTTGTCACCCTTGACACACAATGAGAAAGAAGTCAACGTAAGAGTCCTTAGCTCCATGCCCAGTCGGGGCTGACTCGTGAACCTGGCTCAGTTTCTAAAGTTTACCAGGTCCCGACTATTCAGAATTTACTACCACATTTGATTTCCAACCAGATTTGATTTAGGTTTGCTGGTGATATGTGATTATTATTTCATATTACCACTTTACATACTCAAAATCATACTTAAttcatggtgcacacctttaatcccagcccagaggtaggtggatctctgagttcaaggccagcctgacctacacagcaatttccaggacagccagggctatacatgaagaccctgtctcaaaaccacaaaATTCAACAAATGGGAAGAGTGAGAGAGCCAGGGTTGATGAGGtgagctcagcaggtaaaggcagcACGGCTGAGCCTGAAGAACTGAATGAGTTcgcttcccaggacccacatggtaaacACAGGGAACCAGTCCCTACAagcgtcctctgacctccattgtAGTCACACATATCCAggacaaacaaaaatacaaggaAGATCTTAAACACGTCACTCCCTACACAGTCAAGGACCTAGAACTACTAGATCAGAAAAGGCTCTGAAGTCAACTCCTCACAGCCCTTTCTAGCAGTCATCTGACAAagtacaaacaaaaacacacaccagAGCATCCTAAGACTTTCTCCAGTGACATGTAAAATGGGGACAGTCACCTGAACAGAAAAATAAGTAATCCTGCTCCGTAACCCTCATTTGCAAGAACAACGTCTAACCAACCTTTTGGTCCCTGGTGACTGCCATCGCTTTCCCATCTGCATCCTGGGAGCAGTGGAGAGAAACACATGTCAAGAGCTCCACTCCTGCAAGTTAACCCTTCGTGGGAAGCATTTCTTAAAGCTTCAAAATGTCTGCAATTAACGCTATGATTTAATTGCTATATTCATGCCTAAATAAGGCAGTCACTCAAAACTTGTCTAGTTTTAATATTAACtatcaacagaaaacaaaaaacaaaacaaacacctaaCCAAAAGCCCAAACCCAACAACCAGTTTTGACATGAAGAATCTGCCCAGTTCTAAAATAATTTGGAGGCCTAAGCTATAAATTAGTTTCAACCCAACCACTGATCAGTCAAAACCATTAATGAAGACTGTTACCGAGGGGAAGTCTCTTTTTGGCGCTTGCGAGGTGATGGAGAGGCACTCCGAGAAGGGGAATGTCTCCGCCGCCTGCCTACCTCACCATTCTTCACATGGGATCTCTTGGGCCGCTCATCTTCTGAGGTGGAAGAGGAGCCAGAGTCTGTAATCACAGagcaaagaacaacaacaaaatatcacacacacacacacacacacactctctctctctctcacacacactcacacacacacacacacacacacacacacactctctctctcacacacacacacactcccccccaCCTACACTCCCCCCCATCGAACCTCTTGGTCCCCTACACTGCATGctcaaggtcctgggttctacaccCAGCACTGGGAAAAATGTTACTTAGAGGTTAAAACCCAATGACTCAGCATTTACCATGAAGCCATGATTCAATTCATTCAGCATGAAGtcatgggttcaattctcagtaccacCAGGACAatctaaatttctttatttattatcatatgtaagtacactgtcattgtcttcagacccatcagaggagggcatctgatcccattacagatggttgtaagccaccatgtggttgctgggaattgaactcaggacctctggaagagcagtcagtgcccttaacctctgagccatctctccagctcccaccagGATAATCTAATCAGTACAATTTTAGTGACAGTCAACAATCCACACCTAGCAGAAAAGTAGCAAACATAAGACTAGTATATCTCAGAAGTGCTGATGCCTGTATGGATCTCTTAGGAGGAAAACGCAGGGATGTAAAATCAGGCCTGCTGGTGCACACGCACATCTGATGACAGGGAGGTAGGGAAGCACAATGTGAAATTCACCATCAgcaacaaaactaaataaaactctagtgatttttttcccccaattaaCAAAGTAAAGCTTCAAAAGATTCTATGGGCTGATGTGTAATTCATGAGAAGGCAGGCCCTGTGCTGCACACCAGCagcaaaagaacaacaaaaaaggatcACCAAGCtacttgaaataaaaaataaaacttactaCTATAATTCCAACTATAACCTGAGCACGAGGGGTGTGACTGGTAGTAGAGAGATTGCCTTAGCATGCACGAGACCCTGGGACTCCATCTCCAGTATGGCATAAACTGGGTGCAGTGGGGCAAAGCTGCATTCTCAGCACTTATATGCAGTCAAAACTACAAGTATAAAGTCATttttggctacacagcaagttcaaggcaagcctgagctacatggaacCTTTTCTTAAAACCCCAAATCaaaccaaatccacacaaagccCAAATAAGTAACACAAGTAATGTAAGAATAGAGCCTCTGGCTTAAACAGTAGgcttctgtgttctttctttttaatctaaCAATTAGAactatagtgaattccaggctagccataactacatagtgagaccaaaTAGCTACTAGTAACAAATGAAATAGATTCATAAAAGCTAGTATGATCTTCTAAACCATAGACTTCCTCTTATGTAGATTAAAATTGCCGAAAGACTTAGGACTAGACTCAAATATTAGGGAATAAACTGGCCTTCCAATTTCATTTTCTGTCTTACTATTGTACTCTAGGTCAattaccttttgttttgtttgtttgagacacggttttcctgtgtagccctggctgggctCAAACTCCCAAGTAATAGAACCACCACCGCTTGGGTTaccttatatttaataatattggAAATAAAGCTCAGAGCTTTGTTCACAGTAAACTGTACTATATTACAGCTACACTCCTAGCCAGATTTATTACCTTCCTAACAATAtagcaatttaaaagtaaaatttaagggtttaaaacaagaaagagatACCCAGTGCCCAACTGAGACCTATGGCCCAAATACAACCCATGAAGGCAAATGGTTCAATTccctgtacccacatggtggcttataatgTCTATTCCAGATCCTCACTCgatctgatgccctgttttctgatCTTGGGGAGCAGACATAAACATggtacagacatgcatgcaagtaAAACATGAACatgcataaaattttaaaagggatgtgtgtttgtctgtggtgGGGGaaccagggtctcatgtagtccaggcttgtCTCAAATTTACCATGTAGCCAAGAATAACTGGACTttcaccctcctgcctccaccttctgaaCAGTGGTATCAGAGGCTTCTGGTCTGCTGTTCTGGGGACtcactcactatgtaacccttaCTGGACCCATGCTCTACAGGAACTGTCtgtcctgccttagcctcccagtgctggggtcccACAGGTGAGAGTGGAAAGCATTTGTTTGTTGTCCATACCAGATGAAGACTGCTGGTTCTGTCGTCTGTATTGTCGCCTCTGCTGCACAGAATCAGCTGCAGCCATTTTGCTGCCTTTGTCTTCTTCTGAAAGATAGATGCATTTACAAAGTGTTTCTTTAGTTACACATAAGTAATGTGACACAACAGAACACAGCAGGCACTCAGTTCAGCTGCCAGTCCTGGGAGATAAGACTTCTGCAaatcaccgggcagtggtggcacacacctgtaatcccagcactctgggaggcagagacaggcggatttctgagttcgaggccagtctggtctacagagtgagttccaggacagccagggctacacagagaaaccctgtctcgacaaaaccaaaaatccaaagaCTTCGGCAAATACCCCAGCTAGCTGTCAAATCCCAAATTATGTccaaatacaggagaaaacaaaTGAGGTTCCAATGAACAAAATAACCAAACAGAGCACACTTAAATGCTACAGCTGGGACCCTCACAAAGTCTGTGTCCGCCACTTTCAGCTCTTCCCAACTGCACATTCAATCTCCAACTCTAGGGAATAATCACatatggaagaaaaaataaaaaaccaatctCTATGCTGGGCAGTGAtagcgcaagcctttaatcccagcacttgggaggcagaggcaggcggatttctgagttcgaggccagcctgtctacagagtgagttccaggacagccagggctacacagagaaaccctgtctcaagaaaaaaaaaaaaaaaaaaaaaaaccaatctcTAGAAAATCATTACAACTTACCAGACTCAGACAACTCCACTTTTCTAGGCTTAGGAGCTGGAGAAGGCGACTCTCTTTTCTCAGTACCTTTATGTTTTGTcactaaaaaagaagaagaaaacctcaCACAATAAAAAGAGCAATGTTTTAATAGCACAAGAATGGATCAGACTCTTCACATGAAAAATTTAACCTAAAATTTAAACATGGAAAGCTTCAAAAACTAGTTCTCCAGGGCTAGCAAGAGCCCTGCATGATTGCTCCCAGCCCAGGTCAGCAGCAGCGGAGGCAGTGGAGTGCTTCTGCGCCCAGTATCCAACCGCTTGGCAGGAGCGCAGGCTGTGGACTGCCCTGCAAGGCTGTGGCCACCCACCTTGGAATAGATGCCACAATAGCAGAGAagaggagaccctgcctcaacaaagTAGAAGAATCAATTctcaaaaattgttttaaaaaacaaaaaccaattctATTGCCCTGGCTCAGTGCTTTGTAGGAGATGAGCTTggctcccagcacacacattggtggctcacaaacacagGTGACTTCCATTCCGGGGGATCTCCTGCCTCTGGCCTCCTATGGCCCTTGCAAGCAACAGTACATGCCTCACCCCCACTTGTACattaaaaaaaggttttattgccctgacatatacatgtataactCATTTGCATAAAATAGTAATACTTTAAAAAACCCTGGGAACCAGTTTCAGATGTTGAGCTTTTCCCAGGAAAGCCTGCAGGAGAACCCAGGAAGCATCAGTGAGCAGAACAAGTGGGAACTGGGATGCTGCTAGTGCCAGAGCACTTGTTTGGCAAG is a window encoding:
- the Srrm1 gene encoding serine/arginine repetitive matrix protein 1 isoform X1, with protein sequence MDAGFFRGTSAEQDNRFSNKQKKLLKQLKFAECLEKKVDMSRVNLEVIKPWITKRVTEILGFEDDVVIEFIFNQLEVKNPDSKMMQINLTGFLNGKNAREFMGELWPLLLSAQENIAGIPSAFLELKKEEIKQRQIEQEKLASLKKQDEDKDKRDKEEKESSREKRERSRSPRRRKSRSPSPRRRSSPVRRERKRSHSRSPRHRTKSRSPSPAPEKKEKSPELPEPSVRMKDSSVQEATSTSDILKAPKPEPVPEPKEPTPEKNSKKEKEKTRPRSRSRSKSRSRTRSRSPSHTRPRRRHRSRSRSYSPRRRPSPRRRPSPRRRTPPRRMPPPPRHRRSRSPGRRRRRSSASLSGSSSSSSSSRSRSPPKKPPKRTSSPPRKTRRLSPSASPPRRRHRPSSPATPPPKTRHSPTPQQSNRTRKSRVSVSPGRTSGKVTKHKGTEKRESPSPAPKPRKVELSESEEDKGSKMAAADSVQQRRQYRRQNQQSSSDSGSSSTSEDERPKRSHVKNGEVGRRRRHSPSRSASPSPRKRQKETSPRMQMGKRWQSPGTKSSRRRRSPSPPPARRRRSPSPAPPPPPPPPPRRRRSPTPPPRRRTPSPPPRRRSPSPRRYSPPIQRRYSPSPPPKRRTASPPPPPKRRASPSPPPKRRVSHSPPPKQRSPPVTKRRSPSLSSKHRKGASPGRSTREARSPQPNKRHSPSPRPRAPQTSSPPPVRRGASASPQGRQSPSPSTRPIRRVSRTPEPKKIKKAASPSPQSVRRVSSSRSVSGSPEPAAKKPPAPPSPVQSQSPSTNWSPAVPAKKAKSPTPSPSPARNSDQEGGGKKKKKKKDKKHKKDKKHKKHKKHKKEKAVAVATPAPAAPAAVSAAATTSAQEEPAAAPEPRKETESEAEDDNLDDLERHLREKALRSMRKAQVSPQS